Proteins found in one Artemia franciscana chromosome 13, ASM3288406v1, whole genome shotgun sequence genomic segment:
- the LOC136034675 gene encoding E3 ubiquitin-protein ligase RNF146-like isoform X2, giving the protein MSDECPVCLLPCSHPVELPCNHTFCFLCIKGVAYSAQRKCPMCRTPFPREILKNPKVINHEEIARIASEGDGYIWYYEGSNGWWQYDHRTNQEIEAAFSCNRSSCEVLIAGFIYKVDFEEMVQFRVHGPGRKRRIKRDLVSASKKGVAGLLLNPSQDEKNSDTSDSEEEESGEAAGRVARALTLTALVNLYEERIHSIRNDMEQLSLRLSRLGIHTSSFVSDVAPVNGSTPTQES; this is encoded by the exons ATGTCAGACGAGTGTCCAGTATGCCTTTTACCTTGTTCACATCCTGTAGAACTGCCCTGCAATCatacattttgttttctctgtattaag GGCGTGGCTTATAGCGCACAGAGAAAATGTCCGATGTGTAGAACACCATTTCCTagagaaattttgaagaatccAAAAGTTATAAACCATGAAGAAATTGCAAGAATTGCTTCTGAAGGTGATGGCTACATATGGTATTATGAGGGCAGTAATG GGTGGTGGCAGTATGACCATCGAACTAATCAGGAGATTGAGGCTGCATTCAGTTGCAATAGAAGTTCATGTGAAGTTTTAATTGCCGGATTTATTTACAAAGTCGATTTTGAAGAAATGGTTCAGTTTAGAGTTCACGGTCCTGGACGGAAGCGAAGGATAAAACGCGATCTTGTCTCTGCATCTAAGAAAGGGGTGGCTGGTTTACTACTGAATCCGAGTCAAGATGAAAAAAATAGCGATACCAGCGATTCAGAGGAAGAAGAAAGCGGGGAAGCAGCTGGTAGAGTTGCACGTGCTTTAACCTTAACTGCACTTGTCAATCTTTATGAAGAGAGAATTCATTCTATCAGAAATGACATGGAGCAGTTATCACTAAGATTAAGTAGACTTGGCATTCATACATCCAGCTTCGTTTCGGATGTAGCTCCAGTAAATGGTTCGACGCCTACACAAGAAAGCTAA
- the LOC136034675 gene encoding E3 ubiquitin-protein ligase RNF146-like isoform X1: MISATEIENRTKYSLEMSDECPVCLLPCSHPVELPCNHTFCFLCIKGVAYSAQRKCPMCRTPFPREILKNPKVINHEEIARIASEGDGYIWYYEGSNGWWQYDHRTNQEIEAAFSCNRSSCEVLIAGFIYKVDFEEMVQFRVHGPGRKRRIKRDLVSASKKGVAGLLLNPSQDEKNSDTSDSEEEESGEAAGRVARALTLTALVNLYEERIHSIRNDMEQLSLRLSRLGIHTSSFVSDVAPVNGSTPTQES, encoded by the exons ATGATTTCTGCAACAGAAATTGAAAACAGGACCAAATATAGCCTAG AAATGTCAGACGAGTGTCCAGTATGCCTTTTACCTTGTTCACATCCTGTAGAACTGCCCTGCAATCatacattttgttttctctgtattaag GGCGTGGCTTATAGCGCACAGAGAAAATGTCCGATGTGTAGAACACCATTTCCTagagaaattttgaagaatccAAAAGTTATAAACCATGAAGAAATTGCAAGAATTGCTTCTGAAGGTGATGGCTACATATGGTATTATGAGGGCAGTAATG GGTGGTGGCAGTATGACCATCGAACTAATCAGGAGATTGAGGCTGCATTCAGTTGCAATAGAAGTTCATGTGAAGTTTTAATTGCCGGATTTATTTACAAAGTCGATTTTGAAGAAATGGTTCAGTTTAGAGTTCACGGTCCTGGACGGAAGCGAAGGATAAAACGCGATCTTGTCTCTGCATCTAAGAAAGGGGTGGCTGGTTTACTACTGAATCCGAGTCAAGATGAAAAAAATAGCGATACCAGCGATTCAGAGGAAGAAGAAAGCGGGGAAGCAGCTGGTAGAGTTGCACGTGCTTTAACCTTAACTGCACTTGTCAATCTTTATGAAGAGAGAATTCATTCTATCAGAAATGACATGGAGCAGTTATCACTAAGATTAAGTAGACTTGGCATTCATACATCCAGCTTCGTTTCGGATGTAGCTCCAGTAAATGGTTCGACGCCTACACAAGAAAGCTAA